Proteins from a single region of Tindallia californiensis:
- a CDS encoding PD-(D/E)XK nuclease family protein, with protein MIVSFTIGHVPYLFCSKKGCHSIKDILESLTLAEKNNIKINREHTFSNGKRIDILINVRDTMIIAIENKVFSSESDKQTEVYEKSIYEEFPDHEYLFLFLTPNGKLAQSENFKSISYKQLVNQLKQVEFDYRRDIRRKIIFDEFILHVEEYMMNKKSKSISDQTKLYLEYQDTIKKLSEYYKKDSLMVFEEFEGILKNFFGGDKRVFNIKQERGFHQVYKKTWNRTGLFIHHEFWISSEDILSRLDFEYMIEVEGKEKENFFSLFQKEYEKMEGEYRERGISYRPDNRKIAIAYKRIDNYFRPDYVGENKLIEELEHWKFIESAIDRVHKEFLRLYTVK; from the coding sequence TGTTCAAAAAAGGGTTGCCATTCCATTAAGGATATATTAGAAAGCCTTACTTTAGCAGAAAAAAATAATATAAAAATAAATAGAGAGCATACTTTTTCTAATGGTAAGCGAATTGACATCTTAATAAATGTTAGAGATACAATGATAATAGCGATTGAAAACAAAGTATTCTCAAGCGAATCTGATAAGCAAACAGAAGTCTACGAGAAAAGCATCTATGAAGAATTTCCAGATCACGAATATTTATTTTTATTTTTAACTCCTAATGGTAAGTTGGCGCAGTCTGAAAACTTTAAGTCTATTTCCTATAAGCAGTTAGTTAACCAACTGAAACAGGTAGAGTTTGATTATAGAAGAGATATTAGGAGAAAGATCATATTTGATGAATTTATATTGCATGTGGAGGAATATATGATGAATAAAAAATCGAAAAGTATCTCAGACCAAACTAAACTATATTTAGAGTATCAGGACACTATAAAAAAGTTAAGTGAGTACTATAAGAAAGATTCTCTGATGGTGTTCGAAGAATTTGAAGGAATACTGAAGAATTTCTTTGGTGGAGATAAACGGGTGTTTAATATAAAACAGGAGAGGGGCTTCCATCAAGTCTATAAGAAAACATGGAACAGAACTGGACTATTTATACACCATGAGTTTTGGATTTCAAGTGAAGATATTTTGTCTAGGTTAGATTTTGAATATATGATTGAAGTTGAAGGAAAAGAGAAGGAGAACTTCTTTTCATTATTCCAAAAGGAGTATGAAAAAATGGAAGGGGAGTATCGGGAAAGGGGCATTTCATATCGACCTGATAATAGAAAAATAGCAATTGCATATAAAAGAATAGATAATTATTTTAGACCGGACTATGTAGGCGAAAATAAATTGATTGAAGAACTTGAACACTGGAAATTTATAGAGAGTGCAATAGATAGAGTACATAAAGAATTTTTAAGGCTATATACCGTGAAATAA